TCCCTCCCTCCTAATCTCGGCCTGAAGCTCAGAGTGGAGGGAGAGGCTGGCGCACCAGGTCCCTGCCTGGGGTCCAAGGGTGCAATGCCTTTCCCCACCTGCCGAGCCCTCCCTAACTGACTCTGACACGGGACCAGGGCTGGGGTGCCTGGGCACACTGAGGGAGTAAGGCAAGTAGGGGCATCTGTTTGGAAGGCCAGGATGTGGAAGGCAGTGAGGGGGACCCAGGACCCCTGGCAGAAAAGTGGCAGCGCTGGTCTCAGAGAGGGGGACTGCCATGGGAACACATCTCTGGGACACCGCGGCAGGGTGGAGACATCCCCGAGTCCTCAGGGATTGCTCACAGAGACTGGACACTGGGGAGACCACCTAAGGATCTCCACAGAGACACAGATTGGCACTTAGGGGCCACCACAGACTGGTCACTGCAGTGATTTCCATACAGACAGACGCTGGTCATCAGGGGGAGTCTccccacctggggtggggtggggagggtaacCGTGGTGGCTGGTCCCAGGGACAGCAAGCAGTCCATCCTCTCAGCTGCAGAAGAGTGGAACGACTCCTAACTGGCACGGTACGTGGACGTGTTCTTGGGCTCCGTGCTGGGCACACACCAGTCGCCCGCCTCCTGGATGGTCTGGTAGTGGCGCCAGGCTGACTTGTTGTAGACGGGCAGGCGCTCCACCGAGTCCGTGGACAGGGCCTGTGGAGCACCAGGCTCAGCCTCGCCCACGGCCCTGTGCTTTGCCCACTCCTCAGCACGCTTCCTGGCCCCCAGGTGGGCTGTGGCAGCCACTGACTGTGGCCCATATGGCAGCCCAACCAAGTGCGAGGCCCTGGCTGAGACTACCAACCCTGGCCCTCTGAGTCTTGCTCCCGCCCGCTCAGGGCGGCTGCTCACTTACAGGGTCAAGGAGGGAAAGCAAGGAGGCCGGGTGGTGTGTTCCTGAAGGTCACCAACGCTGCACCTCTATCTCCTCCTGAGCCAAGTGACAAATTCTCCGTggttcccccttccttctgggtCCCCAGAACAGGGGCCTGAGTCATGGACTGTGAACTCCCCAAAGTTGCCTGCCAACCTCTGGAGGTTGGGGACTGTAGCTCTGCTCTGAGTCTTAGTCTAGAGTTGGGAAGGGGCCGGAGGGCTGGAAAGGAAATCCGCCCGCAGGCTGACCCTGCCTGACCTGTTAACAAACGGCACTGGCTGCAGGCAGGGCCCCTCACCTTAAGATAGATGACAGCGTCCGTCCCGAAGCCCTCCATGGAGAAGAGCTGCAGGTCCCCCTGGAAGTACTTGGCATAGAGGCGGGAAATGGGGAGCCCGTACCCGAAGCCAGCCTGCAGGGGGACAGGAAGAGAGTGTGATGAGGAGGCTGGCGCTGCAGTGATGGATACGCTGAATGGAGTGCAGGGGGGGTTCCCAGaactgggcggggcggggggagaggacACAAGAAGGGAAGGCTCTGAGTCAAGACAGGAGCTGTGGGGTAAGGGAGGTCAgtctgggggagggaggccagctgaggaggcacagtgggggtggggggcattagtagggcagggagagggcatcCGGGCGGGCGGGAGGGTCACAAGCTCCTCTGAGTCTCAAGCTCCCAGACCCAGCTCTGCTTACTCCACAGGGAACAGACAGGGAGGTGTTAATGAACAACTATTAGTGActttggggagagaggggagagggagagctaAGGAAAGGTCAGAGACAGACCCCCACAGACAGGTGGGGCGGGTTGGGCAGAGGCtaggaggagcagggaggcccAGCTGGGGAGAGGTGACTGACATCACACAGCCACATGAGAATGGAGAGACCACAGGAGATAAGGAAGCAAGAGACAGGGAAGAGTGACAATTTGAAAAGAAGAGATGAAGAGACAGGCGGGCACCCTttaggaggcaggaagggagttGGAAGGAAGCCACCTCACCAGTGGGGTTCCCCCGGTGccaggctggggggtgggtgctGTGGAGTACATGTAGCTGAAGAGCTGTTCAATCTTCCTCAAGGGGACACCCCCGCCGCGGTCACTCATCTGGTGGAGAGGAGATGCATCAGGGGCTCTCATCTCTGGGTTCCACATAGCTCTACCCCTCAACCCTTGACCTTCTCCTGGGTTTCCAAACCCCCAGGGTCTTTCTGAGTCCATCTCCTGGCAGGAGGGaagaccccccacccccgcaccctaTTTCTCTCTGGCCCCTGAAGTCAAAGGCCACATACTTTGATGGAGAGATCTTCATCGCCCAAGGCCACCATGACCTTGACAGGCGGGAGAACGAGGCTGGACTCATGGCTTTCCACAGTTGCTCGCATGGCATTCTGTGGAGGGAAGGGGTAAGAGAGGAGTGACAGAAGCCCCACCCTgactgccccgcccccaccctgccccaccctgccccccaccactaAGCACCACCCCCCAGCCTCCTCACCTTGAAGAGTTCAAAAAGCATGTGGTAGAGGTGGGATGGGACATAAACCATGTGAATTGGCTGTTTGGAGTTGGACGCTGCCGGGAAGTCAAGACCAATGATCAGGAAATTGGCAAGAGGTCACCAATGAACCTTCGCTCACTCAGCATCTAGCACCCAGCACTCAACCACCATCTATTAGCTATCCATCGGCTCATCCCATCCACCCGGCATTCACTCGCCCACTTATGCACTCACTCGGGGTCCACCAACCATCTATCCATTATACAATGTCCATTATCCATTATACAATGTCCATCTGTGTgtccgtctgtccatccatccgCCCGTCATGTCCATTCCACATCCATTAACTCCTCTACCTACCTATCCAGTGTCCATTCAACCATCCAATGTCCATTCATTATACATCCCAATATACTATATGCAGCCTCCTAGCGTCCGCCTGGGCAATAGAATCCCCTGGAGAGCTTTTGCACCCTGAGGGGAGAGGGCACGGGTACTGCGCAAGGAATTCTGaccccaggctcctgctccccAGGAATCAGTCTAGCCTGGAGTTTCTTCGTGTTAGAGACTGTTTCTTCCTGGTGTCTGGCACAGAGCTTTGGAGGCAGCAGGAGCTCAGTACATGTGCCACCGATCAGTGAGTGACAGAATCACAGGGGTGCTGGGCGGGACATAAAGGCAACAAAATTCAGCCCTACCCTCTTAGAAATTCAAGTCTAGAAAGtggcctctctctgcccttcAGTCTTGGTCCCTTGTAATTCCAACAGTGCAATACAGAGGTGCACCTGGGACAGGGGGCCCTACCTGTCTAACTGTGTCAacgagcacacacacacacacacacacacagagccttgCTCACTCACCACTGATCTCCTGGATCTCCAGGTCAGGGGAGGCCATGTAGTAATTGTCACACAGGAGCTTAGCCATGTCGTAGGCATCTAAGAGGAGAAAGAGGCCACTCAGGGAATGGGGTAGCCCACCCAGCAGGCAGTCCTCTGGGCACCACCACTAGGCATCACCAACACTAAGCCCATGGGGACAAGGCCCCCACCCACTGAAGAATGGGCCACCTCCTGGCCAGGCACACCCGGGACGGCTGACCTTTCACCACCTCCGAGATGTTGCAGTTGGGGTCAATGCTGCCGATGTGTTTGGGGTGGGCTGGGTTGGTGCTCCCGTCGAAGATCAGGGCTGCGGTGGGAAGGAGGTGCTCTGCCAGGGCTGCAGAGcccaccccactctccctctGCCCCGGGGCTCTACCCTGTCCACCTCCATTTCTAACGCCTCTGACCCCAAGtgacaccccctccctgccctcctacTCTCTCCTCCAACCCTGACCCCTCCAATGAGAGTTTTATGACCACCACACTGAACACTTTTTAAAGAGGTGACACAGTTTTGCATTCTGTGAAAACAGTGAAAACAGTGAATTTCGAGACTGCCTGCCCAGCTCACTGTGCTGGTTGATGAGCATGCGGATGGAGATGCGGCTGAGGTAGAAGCGGTCCAGGAAGTACTGGATGTTCTGGTTGGACACGGGGTCGTCGCCATAGGCGTCCTTGTACTCCAGCACACCCTGTGCCATGGTGGGCACCACGTCATTGTGGCGGTTCCGGATGGTAATCAGGGCCTCAGTGAACCTGCGGGGGAGAGCAGATGTTGGTCCGGGGGCACCCCTCAAACTCTCTTCCACTTCGGACCCCCTCTGCACAGTGTCTTCACCCACTCAACCCTTCCCGACCAAAGATGATCACACAgcgcccaccccactcccccccaagTCCACCTTGACTCTCCCACTGCCTGCCTGACAGGCTGGGGgctccccaggggcagggcctggatCCCCTATCCCATGCAGGGCACACCGAGGACAGGAGCTGTCTGCCCCATCAGACTGGGTATCTCTGAGGGCAGGGGTCATTTCTTTCATCCTGCTGGCACTTCTGCCCCTGGGACCGTGATCGCAGATGCCACTCGCCTACACCTGCTCTCCCGTCCCCAAGCAGGGCCCTCACTCACTTGTTCAGGATATGACGGTCCTCTGGGTCCTTGTCCAGAAACTCCATGATGTCCAGGAGACTCTGGACATACCTAGGGGCAGAGGGAGACATCACCTCAGCTCTGagcgggcccctgcccacctgaCTGGGCTGCCCTCGCTCTGGCTGTGCCCCTCCTGTGGGCACCACCCAGAGCTGCACCAGCTGATCACAGGCTGCACACAAATTCTCTCTCCGTGTCATCTGTATGTGGGTTCCCCTGACAACACAGCGAGGTAGGCAAGAAAACTTCCAATGTGCTCATCCCCTTACAGTGCCCTTGCTTTGGAATCCCAGAATGGGCATCTTAGAAGGAAGGGCCTTGCAGACCATCCCAACCATGGAGTCTCAGGGAGTAGCAGACAGGTCCAGATGGGGCAGGGGACACTTGACCGAGGGCTGGCAGTGAGAGAAGGCCAAGGCCAGTCACTCTAGCTCCCTGCTCCCCGTCAGGGAGACAGATCTCACCATCTGTCCCACAGGCTGTTGCATGCCATGGGCACAGTGGGCGGAGTggccagcccagggctcccccaGAGCAGAGGCTTAGGGAGGAGGATGGCAGACCACACCCCTGACTCTGGACTGGGCGGGTTTGGGCTGGGCACCCGAGTCGTGCCGTCTGCCTAGGGCACTGGGTTAAATGGTAGGCAGGAAGAacaggaggtggggtgggcaggcccAGCCCTGACAGGCCGGAGGGCTCACTCTACTCCAAAGGACCCAGCGAGAATAGGCATGGCCCCTGCGCCCCTCCTTCGGTAGGCCTGGTCAGGAGGCCAGTTTCCCCAGGATCTAGAAAAGAGCTGGCTAACCAAAGGGAGTGTTAGGAAGCCCTGACTCATGGACAGCAGGAAGCTACCTTCTGCAAGGGAGTCAGGCCTACCCATAGCAGCTGGTGGTGACAACCTGGAGCCATTGTCCCCTGCCCTCCTGAGCCAGGACACCCAGTTTTCCCTGCTAATATGCCCAGCTTGCAGCTTGATCTACTGCGGAAGGCCAGAGAGCTGAGCCTCTCTGGCAGAAACACTTCCAGACAATAGGAAGGAGCGGCTGCCTGCAGCCCTGAGCAGGGCGGGCCCCTGGGGTTTACCAGTCTCTCTGGAAAAGGCCCTACCCTCTCTTGCTTAAGACAGGAGAGAAGAGGGTGAGAGAGCTCATTTTGGAGCTGGCTCTGCTGGGTCCTAGTCCTGGCTCTTCCACCTtgagctgtgtggccctgggtaAGTCATGGAACCTCgctgggcctgtttcctcatcaggAAAAAGGAGGGTTTTAGACTTACTGTTATCACTGCTTTTTGGTGAGGACTGAATGTGATCAGCAGCACAGTGCCTAGTACATAGTGAGCACTCTCTAAATGTTTGCTCTTGTTATGAATGGTGTGGTTCAAACATCGTTAATAGCCGAGTGCATCCTCCAAGTCCCCATGTGGCATGTGACACCCTCCTCCTGCTTGTACTGGGCATAGGCTCTGAATCACaccatgttttattcttttctaacatatttattgattaggctattacagttgtcccaatttttccccctttgcctccctccacctggtaccccccccttccctccagcaatccccgccccctgtagttcatgtccatgggtcatgcatattagttttttggcttcttcatttcctacactgttcttaacatccccctgtctattttgtacctaccatttatgcttcttattccctgtaccttttctcccactctcccctttccccctcccagctgataaacctccaaatgatctccatttctgtgattctgttcctgttctggatgcttgcttagtttgtttttttagattcagttgttgatagctgtgaatttgttgccattttaatgttcatagttttgatcttctaaagaattcttaaattagtccctttaacatttcatatgataagggcttggtgatggtgaactccttcgGCTTTACTTTGTCCTGGAAgaactttctctgcccttccattctaaatgagagctttgctggacagagtgatctaggttgtaggtccc
This window of the Desmodus rotundus isolate HL8 chromosome 9, HLdesRot8A.1, whole genome shotgun sequence genome carries:
- the PDK2 gene encoding pyruvate dehydrogenase kinase, isozyme 2 yields the protein MRWIRALLKNASLAGAPKYIEHFSKFSPSPLSMKQFLDFGSSNACEKTSFTFLRQELPVRLANIMKEINLLPDRVLSTPSVQLVQSWYVQSLLDIMEFLDKDPEDRHILNKFTEALITIRNRHNDVVPTMAQGVLEYKDAYGDDPVSNQNIQYFLDRFYLSRISIRMLINQHTLIFDGSTNPAHPKHIGSIDPNCNISEVVKDAYDMAKLLCDNYYMASPDLEIQEISASNSKQPIHMVYVPSHLYHMLFELFKNAMRATVESHESSLVLPPVKVMVALGDEDLSIKMSDRGGGVPLRKIEQLFSYMYSTAPTPQPGTGGTPLAGFGYGLPISRLYAKYFQGDLQLFSMEGFGTDAVIYLKALSTDSVERLPVYNKSAWRHYQTIQEAGDWCVPSTEPKNTSTYRAS